One Deefgea tanakiae genomic region harbors:
- a CDS encoding OmpP1/FadL family transporter has product MKQLVRSLKVIGAGSLMLGSASVMASGYHFGTQSASNQGVANSGAAEVMDASTIFYNPAGLTRLEGTQVSGVLNVIIPDGEYTNIKSTTATGKTITGGNGGNFGTTTPVPHFYASHQINDKMTVGLGVFVPFGSHTDYEPGWVGRYQTLESQIQTMNFNPSIAYKVNETVSLGAGVSAQYIKGTLSKALDLGTATRNPALSGNPAFDGKSEVDGDDIGFGYNFGALFTLSESTRVGVAYRSKIRHTLEGDLKFTVPAALQATPIGQSLKNTAATLNVETPESFSINAFHQLTPEWAMTADYTWTAHSRFEEIRIQADGRADSVTVNNWKDTNRYSIGAIYTPNSSWVFRAGLAYDQSPEDSETTRIASIPDSDRIWYALGARYNINANNSIDLAAIYVQLKDSTINRKPLHPSEQGAGTINGNYSVDSITLGMQYNYRF; this is encoded by the coding sequence ATGAAACAGCTTGTACGTTCCTTAAAAGTGATTGGTGCTGGTAGTTTAATGTTGGGTTCGGCCTCTGTAATGGCGTCGGGCTACCATTTTGGTACGCAAAGTGCCAGTAATCAGGGGGTGGCCAATTCGGGCGCTGCGGAGGTGATGGATGCGTCGACGATTTTTTACAATCCGGCCGGTTTGACTCGTTTGGAAGGTACACAAGTTTCGGGTGTCTTGAATGTGATTATTCCTGATGGCGAGTACACCAATATTAAATCAACCACCGCAACGGGTAAGACCATTACCGGTGGAAATGGCGGTAATTTTGGTACCACAACACCGGTGCCACATTTTTATGCTTCGCATCAAATTAACGACAAAATGACGGTTGGCTTGGGCGTGTTTGTGCCTTTTGGCTCGCATACCGATTATGAACCGGGCTGGGTAGGGCGTTATCAAACTTTGGAAAGTCAAATTCAGACGATGAATTTTAATCCGTCGATTGCTTACAAAGTGAATGAGACAGTCTCTTTGGGTGCGGGTGTGAGTGCGCAATATATTAAAGGTACTTTAAGCAAGGCTTTGGATTTGGGTACGGCCACTCGCAACCCTGCGTTGTCTGGCAATCCTGCATTTGATGGAAAGTCTGAGGTGGATGGTGACGACATTGGCTTTGGCTATAACTTTGGTGCTTTGTTTACTTTGAGTGAGTCAACCCGTGTTGGTGTGGCATATCGTTCAAAAATCAGACATACCCTTGAGGGTGACCTGAAGTTCACGGTGCCCGCAGCGTTGCAAGCGACACCGATTGGGCAAAGCCTGAAAAACACTGCAGCGACTTTGAATGTGGAAACACCAGAGTCATTTTCTATCAATGCTTTTCATCAGTTGACGCCAGAATGGGCGATGACGGCTGATTACACATGGACTGCTCACTCGCGTTTTGAAGAAATTCGTATTCAAGCCGATGGTCGCGCTGATTCGGTGACGGTTAATAACTGGAAAGACACTAACCGCTATTCAATTGGCGCGATTTACACCCCGAATTCATCATGGGTGTTCCGTGCCGGTCTGGCTTATGACCAATCCCCTGAGGATAGTGAAACCACGCGCATTGCAAGCATTCCAGATAGTGATCGCATTTGGTATGCCTTGGGCGCTCGTTACAACATCAACGCCAATAATTCGATCGATTTAGCGGCTATTTATGTTCAGCTGAAAGATTCAACCATCAACCGTAAACCGCTACATCCAAGCGAGCAAGGTGCTGGAACGATTAACGGTAACTACAGCGTTGATTCGATTACCTTAGGTATGCAATACAACTATCGCTTTTGA
- a CDS encoding 3-hydroxyacyl-CoA dehydrogenase/enoyl-CoA hydratase family protein, which yields MTLSSTHSIRRVAVLGAGVMGAQIAAHLSNAGIETVLFDLPATDGNPNAIALKALDNLKKLKPAPLMSASRVDGIAPANYGTDLALLSGCDLVIEAIAERLDWKADLYAKIAPHLASHAILASNTSGLSIEKLAGSVPAELQSRFCGIHFFNPPRYMYLVELIATKACQADTLDALETFLTLRLGKGVVRAKDTPNFIANRIGVFSMLTTIKHAETFGIRFDVVDDLTGPKLGRPKSATFRTADVVGLDTFAHVVKTMTDALGDDPWHGLFQTPEWLNRLIAAGALGQKTRQGIFKKVGKDVLMLDPATGEYIAGGQKASDEVKALLKNPDAAAKIAALRASEHPEAQFIWACLRDVWHYIAVQLEHIADNARDVDFAIRWGFGWEQGPFEMWQAAGWQAIAAAINEDIAAGKTLSSTPLPAWVMVRDGVHTPQGSFSAATAAMVGRSNLPVYERQFYPPTVLGEAEPDFGETLFENDSVRMWLPPASVGASANDIPVLSFKTKAHCVGANVLAGVQESIKIAEQYHPGLVIWHSTAPFSVGADLMSMGPAFMTGDFAAIENMVAEFQNTSQAIKYAKVPVVGAAQGYAFGGGCEFLMHCARVVAHVETYIGLVEVGVGLLPAGGGCKEFALRASRLARNGNILEVLKDYYLAMATAKVGTSAEEGQQIGYLKESDVIVMNANELLYVAQAQVRAMAAAGYRAPVRPKAFAVAGRSGAATIRAQLVNMLEGGFISKYDFHIGVQIAEIVCGGDVDAGTLVDEDWILKLERERFMGLLKKGKTQERIMHMIEFNKPLRN from the coding sequence ATGACTTTATCATCGACCCATTCAATTCGTCGTGTTGCCGTTTTGGGTGCAGGGGTAATGGGCGCGCAAATCGCAGCTCATCTATCCAATGCTGGAATTGAAACCGTTTTGTTTGATTTGCCGGCGACTGACGGCAATCCAAATGCGATTGCATTAAAAGCACTTGATAATCTGAAAAAGTTAAAACCAGCGCCGCTAATGTCGGCTAGTCGTGTCGATGGCATTGCCCCGGCCAATTACGGTACAGACTTGGCGTTATTGAGTGGTTGCGATTTGGTGATTGAGGCGATTGCGGAGCGTTTGGATTGGAAAGCGGATCTTTATGCCAAAATAGCACCACATCTTGCTTCACATGCAATTTTAGCCAGTAATACTTCTGGCTTATCCATTGAAAAACTCGCGGGGAGCGTGCCAGCGGAGTTGCAATCTCGCTTTTGCGGTATTCACTTCTTTAATCCGCCACGCTATATGTATTTGGTCGAACTTATTGCTACCAAAGCATGTCAGGCTGATACCCTTGATGCACTGGAAACCTTTCTAACTTTGCGTTTAGGCAAAGGCGTGGTTCGCGCCAAAGATACTCCGAATTTTATTGCCAACCGCATTGGCGTATTTTCGATGCTGACCACCATCAAGCACGCAGAAACCTTTGGTATTCGTTTTGACGTGGTCGATGATTTAACGGGGCCAAAACTAGGTCGTCCTAAATCAGCGACTTTCCGCACTGCGGACGTGGTCGGCTTGGATACATTTGCTCACGTCGTGAAAACGATGACGGATGCGCTCGGCGATGATCCGTGGCATGGCTTATTCCAAACGCCAGAATGGCTGAATCGCTTGATCGCAGCCGGCGCTTTGGGCCAAAAAACACGGCAAGGGATTTTTAAGAAAGTCGGTAAAGATGTATTGATGCTCGATCCGGCTACTGGTGAATATATAGCTGGCGGTCAAAAAGCGTCGGATGAAGTCAAAGCCTTGCTAAAAAATCCAGATGCCGCTGCCAAGATTGCTGCTTTGCGTGCATCTGAACATCCTGAAGCGCAATTTATTTGGGCTTGCCTGCGTGACGTTTGGCACTACATCGCCGTTCAGCTCGAGCACATTGCCGACAATGCACGGGATGTCGATTTTGCGATTCGCTGGGGTTTCGGCTGGGAGCAAGGTCCGTTTGAAATGTGGCAAGCCGCTGGATGGCAGGCCATTGCGGCGGCAATTAATGAAGATATCGCCGCAGGTAAAACACTCTCGAGCACTCCGCTGCCAGCTTGGGTGATGGTGCGCGATGGTGTGCATACGCCGCAGGGTTCATTCAGTGCTGCAACTGCTGCTATGGTTGGTCGTTCGAACTTGCCTGTATACGAACGCCAATTCTATCCGCCAACGGTATTGGGCGAGGCTGAGCCTGATTTTGGCGAGACTTTGTTTGAAAACGATAGCGTGCGGATGTGGTTGCCGCCAGCGAGTGTCGGTGCATCAGCAAATGATATTCCAGTACTGAGCTTTAAAACCAAAGCGCATTGCGTGGGTGCTAATGTATTGGCTGGTGTCCAAGAATCTATCAAGATTGCAGAGCAATACCATCCTGGTTTGGTGATTTGGCACTCGACTGCACCGTTCTCGGTCGGTGCTGATTTGATGAGTATGGGGCCCGCGTTTATGACCGGCGACTTTGCCGCGATTGAAAACATGGTCGCGGAATTCCAAAATACCTCGCAAGCGATTAAATACGCCAAAGTGCCCGTCGTCGGCGCGGCGCAAGGTTATGCGTTTGGTGGTGGTTGCGAATTCCTGATGCATTGCGCTCGCGTCGTGGCGCACGTTGAAACCTACATCGGTTTGGTTGAGGTGGGCGTTGGTTTGTTGCCTGCTGGTGGTGGTTGTAAAGAATTCGCGCTACGCGCTTCGCGTCTTGCTCGTAACGGCAATATTTTGGAAGTATTAAAAGACTATTACCTAGCGATGGCGACGGCCAAAGTCGGTACCAGTGCCGAAGAAGGTCAGCAAATTGGCTATCTCAAAGAATCTGACGTGATCGTGATGAATGCCAATGAGTTACTGTATGTGGCGCAAGCCCAAGTTCGTGCAATGGCTGCGGCCGGATACCGTGCACCTGTGCGCCCTAAAGCGTTTGCGGTAGCGGGGCGCTCGGGCGCAGCAACGATTCGTGCGCAACTGGTCAATATGCTGGAGGGCGGCTTTATTTCCAAATACGACTTCCATATTGGCGTGCAGATTGCCGAGATTGTATGCGGTGGCGATGTGGATGCGGGGACTTTGGTGGACGAAGATTGGATTCTTAAGCTTGAGCGTGAACGGTTTATGGGCTTGCTGAAAAAAGGCAAAACTCAAGAGCGCATCATGCACATGATTGAATTCAATAAACCCCTACGCAACTAA
- a CDS encoding acetyl-CoA C-acyltransferase, with protein MSKQIQEAYIVAAVRTPVGKAPRGMLKGVRPDDLLAHVLKAAMAQVPSLDPSLVSDVVAGCAMPEGEQGMNVARIGALLAGLPNTVGGITINRFCSSGINAVSLAADKIRLGEADVMIAAGTESMSMVPMGGNKLSLGASIYETDENVAIAYGMGLTAEKVAQQWQVSREDQDAFAVESHRRALAATATGKFAAEIAPLDVTYRIPNLATGEVELVNKTLLQDEGPRADTSAEGLAKLKTVFAAKGSVTAGNSSQMSDGAAALILVSEKILKEFNLVPLAKYVTFAVKGVPPEIMGIGPKEAIPAALKQAGLNLSDLAWIELNEAFAAQALAVSRDLSLDMSIVNPHGGAIALGHPLGATGAIRAATAIHGLRGQGKSGYAMVTMCIGTGMGAAGILQVL; from the coding sequence ATGAGCAAACAGATTCAAGAAGCTTATATCGTCGCCGCGGTGCGAACCCCAGTTGGCAAAGCGCCGCGCGGCATGTTGAAAGGTGTGCGGCCAGATGATTTGTTGGCACATGTTCTTAAAGCCGCGATGGCGCAAGTGCCGTCGCTGGATCCCTCTTTGGTGTCGGATGTGGTCGCGGGTTGTGCGATGCCTGAGGGCGAACAAGGGATGAATGTGGCGCGGATTGGTGCGCTGTTGGCGGGTCTACCCAATACGGTGGGCGGCATTACGATTAATCGTTTTTGCTCGTCTGGGATTAATGCGGTATCGCTGGCGGCGGACAAAATCCGTCTTGGTGAAGCCGATGTGATGATTGCCGCCGGCACTGAATCGATGTCGATGGTGCCAATGGGCGGCAATAAATTGTCACTTGGCGCAAGTATTTACGAAACCGATGAGAATGTCGCGATTGCCTACGGCATGGGTTTGACGGCGGAAAAAGTCGCGCAGCAATGGCAGGTGAGCCGCGAGGATCAAGATGCGTTTGCGGTTGAATCGCATCGCCGTGCATTGGCTGCAACAGCGACGGGTAAGTTTGCTGCTGAAATCGCACCGCTGGATGTGACGTATCGCATCCCGAATCTAGCAACGGGCGAAGTTGAGCTAGTAAATAAAACGCTGTTGCAAGATGAAGGCCCGCGAGCGGACACTAGCGCAGAAGGTTTGGCGAAGTTGAAAACCGTGTTTGCGGCGAAGGGAAGTGTCACGGCAGGTAATAGCTCGCAAATGTCAGATGGCGCAGCGGCTTTGATTTTGGTTTCAGAAAAAATACTCAAAGAATTTAATCTGGTGCCATTGGCCAAGTACGTCACTTTTGCTGTGAAAGGCGTTCCACCTGAAATTATGGGTATTGGCCCGAAAGAGGCGATTCCAGCTGCGCTGAAGCAAGCGGGCTTGAATTTGTCTGATTTGGCATGGATTGAGCTCAATGAAGCATTTGCCGCGCAAGCTTTGGCGGTGAGTCGTGATTTGAGCTTGGATATGTCCATCGTTAATCCACATGGTGGCGCGATTGCCTTAGGCCATCCGCTGGGGGCAACTGGCGCGATTCGTGCGGCAACGGCAATTCACGGCCTGCGCGGCCAAGGTAAATCGGGCTACGCGATGGTGACAATGTGTATTGGCACCGGGATGGGCGCAGCAGGGATTTTGCAGGTTTTGTAA
- a CDS encoding chalcone isomerase family protein, translated as MKKTLLCSIFSALVWLPLAVQAVEVSGVNVPEKVAAAEGTLHLNGAGVRKKMMFEVYVASLYVTQKSADAVAVLGSNAPRRMQLTMLRNVEAASLYQALLDGLQANLSAGQLKELAPKVAELEKIFAEIKSVSKGDVIVLDFIPSQGSKVSVRGRAMGVIEGDVFANALLSIWLGRVPVSEDLKKGLLGKG; from the coding sequence ATGAAAAAAACGCTACTTTGCTCAATTTTTTCAGCATTAGTATGGTTGCCTCTGGCTGTGCAAGCCGTTGAAGTGTCTGGGGTAAATGTGCCTGAGAAGGTGGCTGCGGCTGAAGGCACTTTGCATTTGAATGGTGCGGGCGTGCGCAAGAAAATGATGTTTGAGGTTTATGTGGCATCTTTGTATGTAACGCAGAAGTCGGCTGATGCAGTTGCTGTGCTGGGATCTAATGCACCGCGTCGAATGCAATTGACGATGTTGCGTAATGTGGAAGCGGCTAGTCTCTATCAGGCTTTGCTTGATGGTTTGCAAGCGAATTTGTCGGCAGGTCAGCTTAAAGAACTCGCTCCCAAAGTTGCAGAGCTGGAAAAAATATTTGCCGAGATAAAGAGCGTAAGCAAGGGTGATGTCATTGTGCTTGATTTTATTCCGAGTCAGGGTAGCAAGGTTTCGGTGCGCGGACGGGCGATGGGGGTGATCGAAGGGGATGTGTTTGCCAATGCATTGTTGTCGATCTGGCTAGGTAGGGTGCCAGTGAGTGAGGATTTGAAAAAGGGCTTGTTGGGTAAGGGTTAA
- a CDS encoding autotransporter assembly complex protein TamA, whose amino-acid sequence MKIQSLFSAFCLATVAVHSTAQAATEVEAPFTFRIDLRAPSAVSSLLERHLEIFALRNNPRNSPEQLNHAIENLPVSVANLLETEGYFNSKTQARLEQSTDRNLVVIEVEPGPVAIIKEAQLHVAGAIHDNPDRLAVLEQRFNNRADELIGEPFTQRSWDELKRRSLASFLARDYPASKMTDSRAEIDPEINTANFRIDIDSGPLFVFGATEVRGLNHFPESLVRDRVQINPGEAYRRNDLIDLQTELQNMPHFSSVLVDVDLPESEPFIAPIHINVQEAPLNRITSNIGFNTNVGAQIGVAYRHLNLLDRAWIFNSSFQLTQKEQSVSTGVTLPRGTDGWEHSANLDYLRSDIQGFLSETYRTGLSRNKIEGDIERFMSVQYVTESRELNDGTTSNPKSLTANFRWIQRKLDSKKDPKNGYLALAEIGGASEYLLSDVSFVRMYGNGILYNKIGKEGVLLLRLEVGETFSQDVFGVPSDALFRAGGVGSVRGYAYQSLGVPAGGSTAPGQVLATSTIEYQHPIAPDWRGAVFFDYGDAALDWQSFDAVGGVGIGARWQSPVGQIGADLAYGLESKKVRFEFAMGLAF is encoded by the coding sequence TTGAAAATCCAATCTTTATTTAGTGCGTTTTGTTTGGCGACGGTTGCAGTCCATTCGACAGCTCAAGCAGCAACTGAGGTTGAAGCGCCATTTACCTTTCGGATTGATTTGCGTGCGCCTTCGGCGGTGTCTTCTTTGCTGGAGCGCCATTTGGAAATCTTTGCACTCCGCAATAATCCACGAAACTCCCCTGAGCAACTCAATCATGCGATTGAAAATCTACCCGTTTCAGTCGCTAACCTGCTGGAAACGGAGGGTTACTTCAACTCCAAAACACAGGCACGTTTAGAGCAAAGTACTGATCGCAATCTGGTCGTGATCGAAGTCGAGCCTGGCCCTGTAGCGATCATTAAAGAGGCTCAGCTCCATGTTGCTGGTGCGATCCACGATAATCCAGACCGTTTGGCCGTGCTGGAGCAGCGATTTAATAATCGAGCAGATGAATTGATCGGTGAGCCTTTTACTCAGCGATCGTGGGATGAACTCAAGCGCCGGAGCTTGGCTTCATTTTTAGCGCGTGATTATCCTGCTAGCAAAATGACCGATAGCAGAGCGGAAATCGACCCTGAAATCAACACGGCAAATTTTAGAATTGATATCGATAGTGGGCCTTTGTTTGTTTTTGGGGCGACTGAGGTTCGTGGTTTGAACCATTTTCCAGAAAGCTTAGTGCGAGATCGAGTTCAAATTAATCCAGGGGAAGCCTATCGCCGGAATGACTTAATCGATTTGCAAACTGAATTGCAAAATATGCCGCACTTTTCATCGGTTTTGGTGGACGTTGATTTGCCTGAGTCGGAGCCCTTTATAGCGCCGATCCATATTAATGTACAAGAGGCACCACTCAATCGCATCACTAGTAATATCGGTTTTAACACGAATGTGGGTGCTCAAATTGGTGTTGCATATCGACATTTAAATTTACTAGACCGAGCGTGGATATTTAATTCGAGTTTTCAATTAACCCAAAAAGAACAATCAGTCAGTACGGGGGTTACGCTGCCACGTGGAACTGACGGCTGGGAGCATAGTGCCAACTTGGATTATTTAAGATCAGATATTCAAGGCTTTCTCTCTGAAACGTATCGAACAGGTCTATCGCGCAATAAAATCGAGGGCGATATTGAGCGCTTTATGTCTGTTCAGTATGTAACAGAAAGTCGTGAATTAAATGATGGAACAACCAGTAATCCGAAATCTTTAACCGCTAATTTTCGCTGGATACAGCGCAAATTGGATAGTAAAAAAGACCCAAAAAATGGTTACTTAGCATTGGCAGAAATTGGCGGCGCTAGTGAGTATCTATTGAGCGATGTGAGTTTTGTTCGCATGTACGGTAACGGTATTTTATACAATAAAATTGGCAAAGAAGGCGTTCTGCTGCTGCGTTTAGAGGTCGGTGAAACATTCAGTCAGGATGTTTTCGGTGTGCCTTCTGATGCCTTGTTCCGTGCGGGTGGGGTCGGTTCAGTTCGGGGCTATGCCTATCAATCTTTAGGGGTGCCTGCTGGTGGATCAACTGCGCCGGGTCAGGTGCTTGCGACTTCTACCATTGAATATCAGCATCCAATTGCACCAGATTGGCGCGGCGCGGTCTTTTTTGATTATGGTGATGCGGCCTTAGATTGGCAGAGTTTTGATGCAGTGGGTGGGGTTGGTATCGGTGCCAGGTGGCAAAGTCCGGTGGGACAAATTGGTGCCGATTTAGCTTACGGATTAGAGTCAAAGAAAGTACGTTTTGAATTCGCAATGGGTTTAGCTTTTTAA